AGTGCAGTTAAGAATTCATTCAAATATTGTTCATTAATGTCGTCAATTTCCACTTGATCTTTATTTTTAGGAATAGCGTTGGTATAAAATAAAATTGGATCAGTAATTTTAATGGAGTAAGTTCCATGAGCTCTTAAAAATAATTCTGCATTGTAAAAATTATCAAAATAATTTAACGGCGCTGGTGTTCCAAATTTAATCCCCTTAATTTCTTGTAAATTAATATAGAAAACTTGTTGCTTTTGAGGCGTTGTCCCACCAAACTTGAAGCGGCTAAATGTTTCTTTAACGGCATCCTTTAAAGAACCGTTAAAAAGAGAGGGAGCGCTATCATTTTTGACAGTATAATAACCTTCTTCTGCGGTATAATCGATGATTTTTCCGCCATCAACTAAAAGCATCATCATATTTGGATAAACATGAATGACAGAGCCATCTGTGATTACGTCGCTGGTTCCTTTTTTATTAGCATTACGTTTGGCATCTTTTCTAACTTGGATTCCTTTTGTTAAAACGGTATTGTCGCCCATATTAGCTGGTTCGATTACCTCAAGCCATTGGTCGGCCAAACCACCTGTTACAGCTCCAGCTGCAGCTTTAATAATTCCCATATTGAAGATCCTCCTTTTTATGTCGTTGACACTTATTTCTGTTGGAAAAGTGTCTACTTATAATAAAATTATAGCATAGGAACAAAAGACTGCCTGCTTTGAGCAAACAAGATTTTAGAATTGATAAAACTACAGAGCAAAACTAGTTTTTTTAACAAAAATTGCGTATAATGAAAGATAGTGAATTTAAAGAGAGTGAGGCAAAATATGGCCTATCAAGCCCTATATCGTGTTTGGCGTTCACAACGTTTTGATGACGTAGTTGGACAAGATGCGATTACGCAAACCTTAAAAAATGCGATCAGTCAACAAAAGATTTCCCACGCATATTTATTTACTGGGCCACGAGGGACAGGAAAGACCAGTGCAGCTAAAATTTTTGCTAAAGCTATCAATTGTCCCAACAGTCGTGATGGAGAGCCATGTAATGAATGTGCTAATTGCCGTGCTATTACCAATGGTCAATTTGATGATGTTATTGAAATCGATGCGGCAAGTAATAATGGCGTTGACGAAATTCGCTTTTTAACCGAACGTGCTAATTATTCCCCAACCAAGGGTAAATACAAAGTTTATATTATCGATGAAGTTCATATGCTTTCTAGCGGAGCTTTCAATGCGTTATTAAAAACGCTAGAAGAACCAAGAGAAAGTCTTGTTTTTATCTTAGCAACTACAGAACCTCATAAAATTCCTGCAACAATCATCTCTCGGACCCAGCGATTTGATTTTAAACGAATTGACGCCCATGCTATTGTGGGGCGAATGCAGTATATCTTAGAAGAAAGCAATCAGCCTTATGAAGAGCAAGCGCTAGAAATTATTGCTCAAGCCGCAGAAGGGGGCATGCGCGATGCTTTGTCGATGTTAGATCAGGCAATTTCATTTGCCGATGGCACAGTTACTTTGGCAGATGTGATGACCGTCACGGGCAGTCTAACGTATGAAATGATGGATCAACTTTTAGATCATTGTTTCCAGCATGACGCAGGGGCAGCGCTAACAGATTTAGCTGCTATCTTAGCTGAAGGAAAAGAAGCACGGCGTTTACTTGAAAATTTATTGGTCTATTGTCGCGATTTATTACTATACCAAAAAGCGCCACAGTTGTTACAACAAAAATCAGGACACTTAACTACTGCTTTTAAAGAGTTGTCTCAGCAACTAAGTAGTCAACACATCTTTGCTTGGATTAAAATTTTGAATGAAACACAAAACGAGGTACGCTTTACAAATAGTCCGACGATTTATTTGGAAGTCTGTATTGTTAAATTAGCTGAAATGCAAACAGCTATAGTACCTGTCCCTTCAGCTGTTGCTGATACCAGTAATTCAGAGGCAATGTTAAGCAAGGATAATCCTGTTATTACAGCGTTAAAGCAAAAAGTTGAGCAAATGGCACAAGAGATAAAGCAACTTCAAACAAGTTCAGTGCAAAAACAAGAACCAGTAACGCCAAAGGCACTTGAAAAAAATCGCAATCGGCAGCAAAACAATTTACGCGTTCCCCGTAATCAAGTCTTCCAAGTTTTAAAAGCAGCGACAAAAGATAATTTACATCAAACACAAAATGTCTGGGAAGATTTATTGGCGAGTTTGCCAATTACCAAAAAGGCCGTTTTACGTCAAGGTCAGGTCAGGGCTGCTAGTGCAAATGGAATCGTTGTGACCTTTGATTATGAAATTATCTGCCAAAAAGCGATTGCAGATGAAGAAATGAGTCAGTTGATTGGCAACAATTTAAGCAAGATGATTCCTGATTATGCGCCACAACCGGTCTATTTAACCAGTGCTGCTTGGCAAGAGCTAAGAAGAGAGTTCGTTACGGCCCAAAAAAATGGTAGTCTATTAGATGATGATGTGCAAGATGAGCTTTCTAAAGAAAATAAGCAAGAAAAAAAGCAAAAAACTATTACCAATGAAAAGACACCAGCAAACCAGCCTACTGTGGATATAACAGAAACTGGTATTTTGGATGATGATTTACTGAATCATCTACCACCAGAACCAGCTGAAGTAGAAGACCCCGCACAAAAGGCAGTCGCTTTGTTTGGCTCAGATGTGGTAAAAGTAATTGACGATTAATCTAAATTTTAAAAACTGAAGGAGTGGTTAATATGATGCGTGGCATGGGAAATATGCAAGGCATGATGAAACAAGTACAAAAAATGCAAAAGGAAATGACAAAAGCACAAGCAGCTTTGAATGAAAAAGAATTTATTGGTGTTTCTACAAATGAATACGTACAAGCAACGTTTACTGGTGATCGTAAGATGATTGGACTAGAAGTTGTACCAGAGGTTATTGATCCTGAAGACAGTGAGATGTTGCAAGATTTAGTTATGATGGCAGTAAATGACGCACTAAGTAAAATTGAAAAAGAAACTGAACAAACTTTAGGTAAATATACAAAAGGCATGCCAGGATTTTAGAAAATGACATG
The genomic region above belongs to Enterococcus saigonensis and contains:
- the dnaX gene encoding DNA polymerase III subunit gamma/tau; translated protein: MAYQALYRVWRSQRFDDVVGQDAITQTLKNAISQQKISHAYLFTGPRGTGKTSAAKIFAKAINCPNSRDGEPCNECANCRAITNGQFDDVIEIDAASNNGVDEIRFLTERANYSPTKGKYKVYIIDEVHMLSSGAFNALLKTLEEPRESLVFILATTEPHKIPATIISRTQRFDFKRIDAHAIVGRMQYILEESNQPYEEQALEIIAQAAEGGMRDALSMLDQAISFADGTVTLADVMTVTGSLTYEMMDQLLDHCFQHDAGAALTDLAAILAEGKEARRLLENLLVYCRDLLLYQKAPQLLQQKSGHLTTAFKELSQQLSSQHIFAWIKILNETQNEVRFTNSPTIYLEVCIVKLAEMQTAIVPVPSAVADTSNSEAMLSKDNPVITALKQKVEQMAQEIKQLQTSSVQKQEPVTPKALEKNRNRQQNNLRVPRNQVFQVLKAATKDNLHQTQNVWEDLLASLPITKKAVLRQGQVRAASANGIVVTFDYEIICQKAIADEEMSQLIGNNLSKMIPDYAPQPVYLTSAAWQELRREFVTAQKNGSLLDDDVQDELSKENKQEKKQKTITNEKTPANQPTVDITETGILDDDLLNHLPPEPAEVEDPAQKAVALFGSDVVKVIDD
- a CDS encoding YbaB/EbfC family nucleoid-associated protein; translation: MMRGMGNMQGMMKQVQKMQKEMTKAQAALNEKEFIGVSTNEYVQATFTGDRKMIGLEVVPEVIDPEDSEMLQDLVMMAVNDALSKIEKETEQTLGKYTKGMPGF